In Rosa rugosa chromosome 4, drRosRugo1.1, whole genome shotgun sequence, the genomic stretch TATAGGAAATAATGAATGTTGTCTAGGATAGTAAGTAAAGGTGCTACCTTTGTGAAGGAAGGTGGTAATCTTTGGCAAGCCCTGTTCTGGTTTTACTGATATAGGTAATATGCATATCATTTAACTTCTTGGGACTCGGACTCATTTGCAGGGTCCCATGAGGATCCAATTACGAGTTTTTTCTTTACATATGGTTATCTCCATACTCTAGGGCCGGTAAGTGATTCTCATTATGAGTAAAAAAGAGTGTTGGAACTCACCTAGGTGCTAAGACAGCATTAGGAAGGAGTTTTGTTATACATGGACACTGAAAAGGAGTTAGAAAGAGGGAGGTTGCGGCTGTCAAAGAAGTTAAATGGGATATTGGGAATCTGCAGATGAGATAATAACCAGCTTTTGGTGGGTTGGTAGTTGCTCGTCGTAGCGGTCATGGTAGGAAGGGCCTCACTTTTGTTCTAGGTTTCTTGATCGACCGTTTTTGCCCATGGATCTTCAAAATGGCTTGTCTGCTAGTGGAGGTtgaaagcttttttttttttttttaacacaaatTTGCATTACATGACTCTCGATGAACTGAATTATAATAGTTCCTCCCCTTCTTCAGATACTTAGCTAGGCACATGCAAATGATGTAAAGTTCAAATGCCACTTTAGGTGCTATATCATTGATTATGTACTGTATTCTTTACTAGTTAATTTGAAGATTAGCATTACCATTATGTAATGAATGCAAGAATTCATGCTTTTGAGGAGAGTTTGGACCTATTTATGGAAACAGCAGATATCCATCTGCTGTATGCAGTGAAACTATTTGGAGTGCAAGACTTCAGATCGTCGAGGAATTTTTTTACTCTTTTATTTAATGTTCTTAATTAATTGGTAACTTAATGACTTGCTTTTCCTTTGTTGGAGAAATATGCTCGATGAAACACTGCTGATAAAAATTTTATTAACAGTGTTGTTCTATATTCAATTTAACTGTCTTTGCTTTTCTGAATATCTTTAGGCCCAGTTGCAGAAGACATGTTTCACTGGCAGGCGACAATCATGGGTCCTGCAGACAGTCCCTACGCAGGTGGAGTGTTTCTTGTCACCATACACTTTCCTCCAGACTATCCTTTTAAGCCACCAAAGGTACATCCTAGCATCCTATTAGCTTCAACTCGAAGTGTTATTCTGTTTACTTGGGACTCCCATTCTTTATTGCTCCTTTGTTTCCCATAGAAGTTCCTCTCCTGGCCATTATTTGTAGCAAGATATGTTGCTTGCTTAGTCCATGATCTGGGATCTGGTGTGAAAAGCTATAGCAAATCTTTACTCAATGCTTGAACTCTATATTCAAGCATATACTGTACAATCCACACGCGATACAACTTATTAgccaatttcaatttggtttacTGTAATAGTTATGACCTTAAATGAATGCCTATCATGTACGGATCATTGTCAAGTAGGATTCAACAGGTATACCCTTTTAGCTTGTATAATTTAGTCTGAAGTCAAGAAAGTCCCAATTGTTAACAAGTGAACTTCTGCATACTGTCTGCTTTCATATAGTTATGTTGATTGAAAACAATCTGGCATGGAGTTTTAAATATTCTGTTGCCTATTTTCTCAGTATCATGGTCTGTGCTACTTCTCTGATGTCTGTTCTACTTGTTTTATGCAGGTTGCATTCAGGACAAAGGTGTTTCACCCAAACATTAATAGCAATGGCAGCATTTGCCTTGACATTTTGAAGGAACAGTGGAGTCCTGCGCTGACCATATCGAAGGTAAAATgtttaatttcagtttctttTAGTGTGTGGCAACTAGATTATCAACTTTTCTTATGGAGTATATACTGAAAAGGAAACAGAACCACGTGCTGCTATGTTATTTGTGTTACTGAAGCATGAAACTTATTTtgcttcttttgtttcttttgttttcctccaGGTATTGCTTTCGATTTGCTCCCTGTTGACTGACCCAAATCCTGATGATCCTTTGGTGCCAGAGATTGCCCATATGTACAAGACCGACAAGAACAAGTATGAGACCACTGCAAGGAGCTGGACCCAGAAGTACGCCATGGGCTAGTGTGCTGCTAGGACTCTGTGAGGACGGCATCTTTCCCTTTGGCATTGATCTTTTGATCAGACGTATGAATGGTATTGTTGTGATCTGTTCTTCACATAAATGGACCAAAAGGGAGAGTTTTCTGCCCTCGGAACAGAAATTGCTTTGAATTGTTATGCGAAATTTAAGTTATGACTATGAAACACATCCCTTGTGTCTGATACTCTCTTCTCTAAAATGAAATCACCTCTATCGTTGTCTGATACTCTATAAATCTTTTGCACTAGATAATGGCAGAGTAGATACTGAATTAACAAAATAGATCATAGAAATGCGGCATGTTCGCCTTTTTTGTGAAAATGCGTTGCAAATAGCCTCCAGATGTGCTTTACACTTCAGAATATGGATTATGAGGGCTGACATTCCTATACTGCAGAAGAAAATATATTGTATGAACCGACAGAAGCCTGTCAACAAAGATTTGAGAGCGGAAGCTTGTACCAGTATAGCCTTGATGAAACCAAAAAAGAGAGCTTAGAACTCCCCCAGACGTGCTTTCCGCTTTAAGAATATGGATTACGGGGGCTGGCATTCCTATACTGCAGAAGAAAATATTTTGTATGAACATAGAAGTATGCATTGGGCGCCTGTCAAAAAAGAGTTGAGAGCGGAAGCTGTACCAGTATAGCCTTAATTAAACTGAAAAAGATTAAACCGAAAAGGAGAGCTTTAGAACTCCCCTGGCCTAGGCACACTCGTTGGTAATTCCTTCACCGTTGCGCGAAAACCATCCATATAAATGGACACCTACGCCAACGAAATTTTCCCTTGTAGTCCAGAAGCTGTTCCAATCTGAAGGGATTCTATCCTCTGCTCTTCTACCTGAAAATAGGAAGTGTTTAGCAGTGCAGTACAGAACTACAGACAATGGACAAGCTCCAGCGAAAATTGAGTTCCTCTCAGTTACCAACCACAACTTGAAAAAGTTCCA encodes the following:
- the LOC133744026 gene encoding ubiquitin-conjugating enzyme E2 10 — translated: MASKRILKELKDLQKDPPTSCSAGPVAEDMFHWQATIMGPADSPYAGGVFLVTIHFPPDYPFKPPKVAFRTKVFHPNINSNGSICLDILKEQWSPALTISKVLLSICSLLTDPNPDDPLVPEIAHMYKTDKNKYETTARSWTQKYAMG